The Bacillota bacterium genome includes the window TGAGCATCGCCACCGAAGCGCTGTTTGAACGCGCCTCCCGGTTGCCTCGGGTGGAGGTGGTTCGGCCGCCGCGGGTCATCGGCCGCAACACCGTCCAGTCCATGCAGTCGGGCATCCTCTACGGCTTCGCCGGGCAGGCCGACGGGCTGGTGCGGCGCATCCAGCGGGAACTGGGTACCCCCACCAAGGTGGTGGCGACGGGCGAGTACGCGGAACTGGTGGCGGCGGAGAGCGAGACCATCGAGCGGGTCGACCCGTTTCTGAGCCTTCGGGGCCTTGAGATCATCTACCGCCGCAACCAGGCAAGCGAGCCGGGGCCGCGGCAGGCGTGACGCGGCCGGGCGGCAGGCGCACCCTAAAGGCGTTGCTGCGCGCCCTCGCCAACCCGCCGCGGAGCCCGGGGGCAGGAGTGGAACGGCGCGATGCAGAGCCGCCGTGCCATGCTATACTGGCCTCGCCGGCCCGAGGGGCCGAGAGGAGGCTCTCGTGGCCGGTCGCGGACGAACACGATGGTCGGAGGGGAACAGATACTCGGTACACGAAAGCCGCGCAAAAGGGTGATCGCCGGTGCGCCGCATAGGCGACCTTAAACTTACCCAGGCCCAGAGGGCCGCGCTTGCCGAGGCCGCCGTCCTGCTCAAGCAGCGCTTTATGGTGGAGGATGTGATTCTGTTCGGGTCGGTGGCGCGCGGGACGGCCAGGGAGGATTCCGATATCGACCTCCTGATCCTGACGCAGGACCCCCCGACACATGCGCTTCGCACCGCCATCTCGGATACGCTTTTCGAACTGAACCAAAAGCACGGCACCCTCCTCAGTGCCGTGGTCGTGGAACGCAGGTCCTGGCTTTCGGGCCCTCACTCTCTGCTGCCGCTGCACGACGAGGTCGAACGGGACGGTGTCCGCCTGTGACCGAGGACTTCGAGGGCCAAGGAGGCCGCGCTCTCATCGTCACCAACTGGTGGAAAAAGGCTGAAGAAAGCCTTGCCGCCGCCCGCAGCGAGTATCAGGCCGGCCGACTCAGCTTCGCGGTGAACCGGCTGTACTTCGCCTTGTTTTACGCCGTGACGGCTGTCCTGGCTCAGCAGGGGCTGTCGTACCGCAAGCACACTGCCGTGCGAGCCGCCTTCCACCGGGATTTTGTCCGAACGCGCCGGGTACCGGAGTCGGACGGGCGTCTGTACGACGACTTGTTCAATCAGCGGCAACAGAGCGACTACGATCCTCTGGCTCAGTTCGATCCCGCCCGTGTAGGGGCTTACGTAGAAAGGGTCGAGGCCTTTCTTCGCCGGTTCCGCGCCTTGGCAGGACTGAGCCCCTCGGAAGGCGAACGGTAGACGAATCGATCCGGAGCCTGGCGGGAAAAGCGCCGTACGGTATCCGACATGGGTGCGTGACGTTGCCGCTATGCGCCTCGCCGTGGTGCTTGATAAGTCTACGTCGCCCGTGGTTCGCCGGCGCACTGCACCCGGGTGCAGCCGCCGGGGCGCTGGTCACCCGGCGCGTACATGCTGCACCGCGCGCCGGACGGCCCGGTGCGCTACGTCGGACGCTCGGACACAGATCTCGCTGAGCGGCTGCGCCGCCACGCGAAGGAACGGGAGTACAGCTACTTCAAGTTCGAATACGTCCCGCCCGCGCGCGCCGCGTTCGAAGCCGAGTGCCCCCTCTTTCACCGGCACGAGGAGACCATCGAAAACGCCGTACACCCGGAGCGGCCCCCGGGTACCGACTACTTCTGCCCCCGCTGCGGGCGGTTCCGACGGTTCACGCTGCTGGGGCCTACCGCAACGGCCTCCGCTTTGACAGGAGAGCGGACCAACCCCCTCAGTCGAGCGGCGCCAACCCCTGGAGCGCCCGCAGGAGCATGATCTGGCCCACGTGGTAGGCGTCGTGCACCGCGTACGAGACCAGTTCGGATGCCAGGCTCGTCCGACCTCCCGGGCGGCGTGGCTGCTGGAGCCGGGCCTCATCCAGCGAGGCAACGAGCTGAACGAGGGCTTGCTGGGTGGCCTCGAGCCGGCTGCGGGCGGCGTTCCACGCCTCACTGTCGGCCGGGTCGGGGTGTGGTGGCCAGTTCTCATGCTCCAGCAACTCATCGGTGAGTTGCTTCGCCTCACCCTTCAGCGTCGACACCAGGTGCTCCCGCCAGAACGCCATGTGCATCACGTTCTGCCAGATGGAGTGGCGCTCGGGGGCCGGGCGGAAAAACGCCTGCGCCGCGCTGAGGCTCTGGGAGGCCTTGCTGATGGGGGCATGGGGGCCGCCCTCCTCCCACAGTGCTTTGAGCAGCGTCACGATCTCCTGTGAGGACTGCATCCCGCTGATCCTTCCTCTCCGTACCCCGGGCTGAGGGCCCGAAGGAGACTTTGCCGGGACGGCCGCCGTTGCGTCAGCGTCTGGCGTGAGCGTGGTAGGCGCGGCCCTGGTGCGGCTTGGAACGGCTGCCCGTCGAAGGGTAGAATACCGGACCAAACCTGACAGCAGTGTGTCAACTTTCCAACGGCTCACCATGGGCGTTTCGGCCCGAGGGCTGCTTCGAAGCGCATCGCCAGTGGCTGGCCCAGCCCCATCGAACGGGTCTGGCGCATCACTCGACGGCATGTGACCCACAACCGGTACTTCGGCACCATGCGGCGTTAGGGCCGCAGGTGCCAGGGCCGGACGGTGCCAACGATGTAGCGCGGCTGATCGGCGTCCAACGCCGCCATCACGCCGGCGCTGATCTCCGCGTCGGTCAGCCACCGCGATCCATGGCCCTCCAGCACGAAGCCCAGGATGACCTCCCGGTACTGGATGTTGTCCAGGGCCCCAAAGGACGCCACCCGTTCGGGGTTGGGCCGGGCGGGGTCCGCGGACGCGCTGCCGAGGACATGGAAGTACCGCCCGGGGCGTTCCGGGCTGCCCACGAGGCGTGCTACCGCCAGGGGGGCTGCTGGTGCGGTCCCGTGGATCCAGACCACCGCCAGCGCGATGGGGCCGAACCGGGACCGGGCGGCCGTTAGCGAGGCCGTCAGGGCCTCGGTATCCCGGTAGTCCAGGGCGATGGGGTGTATGAACCCCGTCAGCCCGGCGGCAGCCCGCATGAGCGCCTCCAGCCGGGTCTGCCGTCGAGCTACCACCGACACGATGTAGCCGCGCTCCGCCAGCCCCAGCGAAGCGTCCCGGAGCATCCCGGTGCCGCCCACCACCAGAGCATGCGGGCGGTTACCCGTCCCTCCAACGGCGCCCTTACCTCCCGCTCAAGCGCCCGTTACGCGTCTGCCGACGGCAACCCACCCCAGATCGGGGGACGGGCCCGCGGGCAGCGCACCAGCCCCTTGAGTCCCGAACGAACCGCCCAGCAGCGGCTGGGGAAGGCCCGGAGCGCCGCCGCACGCGGTGACCCTGCCACCCGCTGCGTTTCCCTGGTATCGGCTTCGACCGGCGAGCGGCTGCCTCTCATGAGGCTCCCCGTCTCAGCGGAGGCCCGGGGGTTAGCTCTGAGCGTACGGATGCCTGCGGGCACAGGGACCGAAGGGCCTCCAGCAGCTCCGCCGGCTTCTCCACGGCGAACGGCGGGGTCAGCTTGCCGACCGGGGCGCCGTAGACCAACTCCACATCGCCGCTCTTGCTCACCCGGATGCGTCGGACGTCTTCATAGCGAACCTCGGTGGTGGACCACTGGCGGCGCACGATGACGCGATCGGGTGTCAGGACAACCGCCCGCGTTCCGAAGATCCACGGGTGAATGGCAAACGAGATTATGAGCGGCAACAGGGGCAGCGCCCGCTACAGGAGCTGATTCACGCGCCCAGCCAGCCCGTGGTAGCCAAGTTCACGGAGTAGCACGACGGCGACCACTGCCAACGCCATAACGGCCAAGACACCGAATGTCGTCCACACGATGGCGGGCGGAAGCGGGCTCCAGCGGCCACGAAAGACAAGGGCGGCCTTCGTGCCCTCAGACAACGTCCCGCTCACGGCGTGCGTCCCTCCCGCGCCGGTAGCCACGATGTGGACTCCCTGCAGCGTCTCTATGGTAGCAAAGTGCCCGCCAGGCGGTCGACGATCCCCGCCGCTTCCTCGGCGGGACCTCGCCCTGCCGTGGGTCCCGGAGCACCCGCTCGTCGATGAGGTTCGACCTGGCGCCGGCGGGGTGGTCGTCGAGACGCAGGCCAACACCGGGTTCGATCGCCTGGCGGCACACGAATCGCGGCGTCGAGGCCGCTGTGTTACACGGGTGCTGGGCCGGGGCTGCAGCGGCCCGAACATCAGCTCGAACCTCGTACGCACCCCGAGCCCGCAACGAAAAGGCGGGAGCGGCATCCCGCTCCCGCTTGCGCAGACTTCCGCCTCTTGCCCGGCCGGGCGGGCGGCGCGCCTCAAAACCTACCGGCCGCCGGATCCGGGCCCCGTCAGAAACCGGAAGAGTTCGGATCGGCTGTCGAGAAGCAGGGTGGTCCCCTTCTCGAGCACCTTCTCGTAGGCCTCCATCCTGCGCAGGAAGCCGTAGAAGTCGGGGTCCTGTCCGAACGCCTCTGCGTATAGTCGCGTTGATCTGGCGTCCCCTTCGCCCCGCAGCCCCTGCGCCTCGCGGTATGCGGTGGCCAGGATGATCTCCCGCTCCTTGTCCGCTTCCGCCCGGACCTCGCGGGCCTTCTCCTCACCCTCGGCCCGGTACCGCATGGCGATCCGGCGCCGCTCCGCTTCCATGCGGGCGAAAACGCTGTCCTGCACCTCGGTCGGAAGATCGAGGCGCTTGACGCGGACGTCCAGCAGCGCGATCCCGAAGCGCTCGGCCAGCGGCTTGGCTTCGCCGGTGACGGTGGCCATGATCGTCTCCCGTTGTTCCCGGATGATCTCGATGAAGTTGTGCCGCGCGATCTCCTGGCGCAGCTTCGAGCCGATGATCTGTTCCAGGCGAGCCAGCGCCCCCGTTTCGGTGCGGACCGTCTGGTAGAAAAGCAGGGGATCCTCGATGCGCCACCGGGAGATGTGGTCTACCAGCAGCCGCTTCTTGTCCAGCGTCAGGTACTCATCCACGCTGCCGTCGGCCATCAGGATCCGGCGGTCGAAGAAGAACACGTTCTGAATGAACGGGAGCTTGAGGTGCAGGCCGGGCTCCTGAATGGTGCGTACGTGCTGGCCGAACTGGAGGATGACCGCCTGCTGGCGCTCATCGATGATGAAAGCCGCCTGCACGACCACGAACGCAGCGATGACTGCCAGCGCGATGGCGGCGTAACCGGCGATCCTCACCGGCCGTCCCTCCCTTCGGCGCCCAATCCGCCCTCAAGAGCCTGCAAGCCCGTCAGCGGCAGAAGCGGG containing:
- a CDS encoding nucleotidyltransferase domain-containing protein; amino-acid sequence: MRRIGDLKLTQAQRAALAEAAVLLKQRFMVEDVILFGSVARGTAREDSDIDLLILTQDPPTHALRTAISDTLFELNQKHGTLLSAVVVERRSWLSGPHSLLPLHDEVERDGVRL
- a CDS encoding short-chain dehydrogenase, with the translated sequence MVGGTGMLRDASLGLAERGYIVSVVARRQTRLEALMRAAAGLTGFIHPIALDYRDTEALTASLTAARSRFGPIALAVVWIHGTAPAAPLAVARLVGSPERPGRYFHVLGSASADPARPNPERVASFGALDNIQYREVILGFVLEGHGSRWLTDAEISAGVMAALDADQPRYIVGTVRPWHLRP
- a CDS encoding type III pantothenate kinase encodes the protein SIATEALFERASRLPRVEVVRPPRVIGRNTVQSMQSGILYGFAGQADGLVRRIQRELGTPTKVVATGEYAELVAAESETIERVDPFLSLRGLEIIYRRNQASEPGPRQA
- a CDS encoding DinB family protein; the protein is MQSSQEIVTLLKALWEEGGPHAPISKASQSLSAAQAFFRPAPERHSIWQNVMHMAFWREHLVSTLKGEAKQLTDELLEHENWPPHPDPADSEAWNAARSRLEATQQALVQLVASLDEARLQQPRRPGGRTSLASELVSYAVHDAYHVGQIMLLRALQGLAPLD
- the hflC gene encoding protease modulator HflC produces the protein MRIAGYAAIALAVIAAFVVVQAAFIIDERQQAVILQFGQHVRTIQEPGLHLKLPFIQNVFFFDRRILMADGSVDEYLTLDKKRLLVDHISRWRIEDPLLFYQTVRTETGALARLEQIIGSKLRQEIARHNFIEIIREQRETIMATVTGEAKPLAERFGIALLDVRVKRLDLPTEVQDSVFARMEAERRRIAMRYRAEGEEKAREVRAEADKEREIILATAYREAQGLRGEGDARSTRLYAEAFGQDPDFYGFLRRMEAYEKVLEKGTTLLLDSRSELFRFLTGPGSGGR
- a CDS encoding HEPN domain-containing protein gives rise to the protein MTEDFEGQGGRALIVTNWWKKAEESLAAARSEYQAGRLSFAVNRLYFALFYAVTAVLAQQGLSYRKHTAVRAAFHRDFVRTRRVPESDGRLYDDLFNQRQQSDYDPLAQFDPARVGAYVERVEAFLRRFRALAGLSPSEGER